ACTACCACCGACTCTAAAAGCGATGCTGCTGTTTGTAGGTCCTTGAAGACTGCAAACCGTCAATTTATACCAGACACATCGAAAGGTTGCTGCTCCGTAtaacatttatatatatatctcaGCTGGATCCTTTACTTGAGTTTTGTTTTGAATGaaccaagaaaaaaatatcagacaGCAACAATGGCGACAACTACTGATACAAGAAACAAGGTTTGTAAATAAGACCCTAATTTACTTTCAGGTTGATTGGttattctgattttttttataaataatttgtttgtttttcgcAGGGGGAGAATGGAGCTAAGATTACCATTGAGAGCAGTAATGAAGAGCTGAAACATCTTGGATTCGTAAAAGTAGCTTATTTTAACATTTTAATTTTTGGGTCTAGTTTTTATGAATTCGTTAAAGATAATTCTGGACCATTCAAATCTGAGATTGGAAAAGTTGAGGGTATTGTTAGTCCTGTTCTTGACAAGTTTAGAGATGTACCTGTTCATCTTCTTGGATTTCTTGATCAAAAGGTATACTTTTCCCcttaaatttagggttttcatttcAACATCCCCTATGAATTTATAGATATTATGAGCTAATTTGGTGAATATTTCTATATCCGTTGTGAGTTGatttgtatggatgtgtgtgtattCGAGACGTTTACATATACTTGCATGATGCAGTTGTTTCAGTTGTCAGATATTTAATTCTTGCTGTTGTACCTAGCTAGAATGTGGACTACTAAGTGATATGttcataacttcaattgtttctgaTGGCGACTAAATCATCTTTTGATTTCTCCCATGTCCATTACCAGCTATAACTTGTTTAGATACCTACTGGGGGCAGGATGTGTGTTGCTCCTCTTTGAAGGACGTTTATATTTTGTCGTTGTGTTGTATAATCATGGGGATTTGGTTGGGGGAGACTTAGTGCATTATGTTATAGTTATACCATGTTATAGACTGGATATTGATTACGCCATAACAGTGGTACTGAAGAAGTGTCCCAGTTGTTGAGGGCATGCTACATCTAGGATTATAGCTGCCTTAGTCGTTTATGTCTGCTTTACAAAATGTGATAGTGGTAAAATGCGTAGCCGAACTGTTACATAAAATTTTCACCATGCCATCAACTGGATATCGGTCAAGGAACTATGGTTGCCTGCATTGTGTATGACTGCTTAACAAGACGTGATAGTAGTTTGATGCCTAGTTGAAATTTTGGTGAAAGAAGGCttattgatttgtttttgtttaCTGCAGGTTGATTTTGCTACAAGTAAGTTCGATGAACATGCTCCTCCTGCGGCTAAGCGGTTAGCCTGTCAAGCAAGGTCAATGGTTCAGAAGGCGCTGGGAGTGACCTCCAGTCTTGCATCCGAGGCTCAAACCAGAGGTGTAACTTCTGCCGCATGTTCTGCAATTACAAAGTCCAGATAATGCTTAACAGAACAAACAGTGAAGGCCTGGTGGACACTCAACCGACTCACACCGTTTCGAATGGCGGCACAGGTGACAGTTCCCATGGCTGCTCAATTGTCAGAGAAGTATAATGACGTTGTCACGAGCATGTCGCAAAAAGGGTATACAGCTTCGAGCTACCTTCCACTGGTTCCCCTCGACAAAATAGCCGAGACTTTCAGGAAGGGTAAAgcagtttcaaaagaaaataagtcaAGCTGAGGGAATTTAAATGGGTGAAGGTTTGGTTTGAGTATGGAGACTAGTGAAAGATAGAGGGACAACCATTTAGCCTAGATTCTAGTCTAGATATCCAGAGTGTTGGTGAGGAGTGTACAGGGACTATGTGGTGTTGAACTTTGCGTATGTAAATAGTATTTAGTAATAACacgtccattttcttggttagTTTCTGTGTTGGATGTGGAAGGGAATAGTGATATTTAGGGATGGTTTTATGATGTCTTTCGAGTTCTGGATATAATTTTTGTATCAAAATTATCAGTCGAGTGCTTGTTATTTCTTATGTTAAACGTTCTAATTTTTGCATCTCTAGCAGCCGAAGTAGACAGTGCAGTAGTGGCTGTTATGAGCCTTTCATTAATCCAAAGACTGCCCAATAACTTGCATTTCATGATAGAAAGTTGCTTCTTTACAAGTATCTTGCAAGAGCATTTCCTGTAAAAAGTAGGACTGCTGGTGCTTTATTTCTCTGCTAAACTATACTTCAATGGAATTTTAGAGTGAACTCCATGAGGATTTAGGTCTGTTCATTATGAATTGATTGCTTTTTGTTAGTGTCTGGTGAGACTATGATGAATGCATTGTTTAATACTGTTGTCTCATGTCATTATTCAGGTATTGCCATCCTAGTTGGACAGGTTGGAAACTGCTTCGGCTATATTGGTTGTTTCCTTGATTTCTTAATCTAATTTTATGTTGCCGTTGTTTTTATTCTGTCATTGCTTCTACGGTTCTGCCAGACTTTTTAGAATGCTTATCTAACTAATGGTTTGGATGTCCAAACTGCAGGTTACCCACTTAAAGGAGCTTTTGGTCTGTTGGTGCACTAATACGTATATATTCCCTTCTGCGGTGTCTCAGGCAAGAATTAGGTCCTCAATTAGCCTGGTGAATTAAGAATCACCATATATCAGACAAGTACGATGAAGATGTCGATAGGCATCCTTCCTCATATCCCTGGAGTTATATATGTCAACTATGTTATAGAGTCGGCATGCAGTACTGTCGGATCAGTGGCTGGCATTTGGCAACTTATTTTTTCCTACTTGACCAGGTTGCCAACTTATTTTCTCCTACTTGACCATGCTTGATTAGCCGGTTAATGCAAGTAGAACTGTTAATAAAACAAATAGCTGATTAGTGTCACTTCTGTTGTTGCAGGTTGACTTGGTTACAAGCCTACAAGTAAATTGGATGAGCATGAACCACCCGCGGCACAACTGGTAGCCAATATTGAAACTTCCCCTACAGCTTGTATCTGAGGGTCGTAGCCAGTCATGCAACGTCAATAGTTCAAACACATCTCAGAGACTTATCGAATAGTTTAACAGGGGGTATAGCTGTTACAACATCTGAGGCAAACCTGGTAGGTAGTCAGATATCAATGGCTCAAGCGCCTCTGTACTGCCCCAAAAACTTGTCTGCGAAAGCCTAACAGGAGGTATAACTATTGCAACATCCGTGACAATTATGGTAGCTAGTTAGGCAAGTTCGACAGTCCAAGGAGCTCTGATGTGTTGAAGGGTCTACCAAGTGGTATAAGCATGACAGTATATCTTGCAGTTGAGATATTAAAAGATTTTTTGTTGGACAAATGTGTAATCCTGGTGGATGCTTAACTGAGTTCCTCCTTTCCGAATGGTGGTACAAGTGACAATTTCTAAAGCTGCTCAGTTATCAGAGAAGTATAACCCTATAGTCACAAACATGTGTGCTTGCATTTTCTCTTCTAAAGTTCGAACTTTTCATCCTCAATTATGTGGTCTGCCAGCATTCacatctaatttttaattattttgtacgTTACATCCCGTTTGTCTACATCTTTCTTTCTATATTCATGTTTTACCTGCTCTTCTAAATTTTAGTTCTCTTTTCGGAGTACATCTGATACTAGTGAACGCTTAGCATAAACAATGTGATCGAAATCAAAACAGTTCTTCTGGAGTACCGGAGAATGGCTGGAAGTAGATGTACCAGAGATTGCTTGCGCAAAAAGTAAGTACACACCATGCATCTTTTATCTAAAAATTGCATGATTTCAACAAAAGGAATTCAGAACTTAGGATTTAGAGCTCATCTCCACCATATTGGTTTATAGAGGAACACACTGATAGCATATTTTGGCAAACTGGAAAGGTGACCCTTATAGCCACAACCAAATCATTTATCTGCACACTAGAATCACATCATATTAGCACGCGACCCAATTTCTGAGCCTAGTTTGGCTTGATCTAAAAATTCTTTGAACTCATGGTAATTGCCGCTATGGGACCTTTACCAATATCTACCACATGATTTCAAAATTTGTCGTCTCCTACTGACTGatctaaaagaaacaaaaaacctTAATGGATGTACACTTAAGTTATGGTATCTCTGTAGTAAACTAGTATGTCCTGAAATTATAGAGTAAACCTGAGAAAGTCTTAGgttcttttcctttttcattGGTTGCTTTTCATGTGGAATTTCTGTTGGGACTATGGCAAATACATTGATCAATAGTTGGGTCCCTTGCTAGATATAAACTACTAAGAGTTCTTTTTATTGATTCATTCTCCACACTACCTACCGGCCCCTTTTAGAATATCTACCTAATGGTTAGGATATCTAAGCTGTAGATCACCTTGTCAAAGGAGCttcttgtctgctgctgctccaaataTATATGCGCCTGCAGCTGGGCTGAGAATTAGATCCTAAATTAATCTGGTCAGGTAAAATTCACTGTATATCAGGCAAGTCCAGTGAATACAATGTTTGGCATCCTTAACCAGATCCCTGGAGTTAAAGACATTAGTGATGTCATAGGGTCAGCAAGCAGTACCGTAGGATCAATGGTTGTCAACTTATATGTTACTAGTTGGGCATACTTTATTTATAGTTCAGTGCTTGTGGAGTTTCTTGTGAAACAAAAAAAGCTGATTCATATTACTTAATTTTGTTGTTTGCAGGTTGACTCGGTAGCCAATCAGGCAGGGTCTGTGGTTCAAGGTGCGTTGGAACTTCCTCAGGAACTTGTATCCGAGGGTGTAACAGGAGTTACAACTGTTGTAGGCCCTGTGGAAGAGCTTGTGGCCAATCAGGGAAGTTCATTGGTTCGAGGCACATTGGGACTTCGATTCAAACTTGTATCCAAGGGTATAACGGGAGGTATAACTGTCGCAAATTCGCTAGGCAATCAGGTACAGTCGACGGTGGACGGTGCATTGAAACTTCCACAGATAGGTTTAGGTGTTGCAACATCTGTTGTAAAGCAGGCAGGCAGTCAGGCACGGTCGGCGGTTGAAGGCGCATTGAAACTTCCACAGATAGGTTTAGGTGTTGCAACATCTGTTGTAAAGCAGGCAGGCACGGTCCGCGGTTGAAGGCGCATTGAAACTTCCACAGATAGGTTTAAGTGTTGCAACATCTGTTGTAAATGAGGTAGGCAGTCAGGCCCGGTCGACGGTTGAAGGCGCATTGGAACTTCCACAAATAGGTTTAAGTGTTGCTACATCTGTTGTAAATGAGGTAGGCAACCAGACAAAGTCGATAATTAAAGGGGCATTGGAACTTCCCATGAAACTTTTAGAGGGGGGTCTAATTGGAGGTATAACTGTGGGAGTACATCTTGCAGTTGAGTTCGTAATAGACATCTTAGAAGAAGAGACCGTGAAAGCTTGGTGGATGCTTAACGGAGTCCCTCCTTTCCGAATGGTGGCACATGTGACAGTTCCTATATCTGCTCAGTTGTCGAAGAAATATAATGATGTTGTTATGAGCATGTCACAGATGAGTGCCGTCTTTAGTTATCTTCCTCTTGTTCCTGTTGACAAAATTGCCGAGGCTTTCAAGAAGGGTGACCCAGATTCGAAAGAGAAGTGGATTTGAGGATTTGGTTCAGACATCTGAGTGCTTTTATGTGTTTTACCTATTTTCTAAAAAGGAATATTGTGGCTATATGTCCTTTATCATGTGTTCCTTGCAAGTATAAACCAACTTTTTATTCCGTGGGAAAATAGATTTGTTTAACAGGGTCCGCGGGTTATAACCCCTCCTTGCAAGTATAAACCAACTTTTTATTCCGTGGGAAAATAGATTTGTTTAATAGGGTCCgcgggttataaccccaaaggggttataacccatctacaaaaaacccatccaaacaaaagtgatacaaaaaccccaaatatcataaactgtctaaactaccctcccctaattcaacccaaaagaaactgagaaagaaaacgacccacaaaatttcttaaaacctccgctcatgttcgttcaaaatcaatctgttCGTTCAGAAATCAATCCGCTCCTGTATTCGTTCAATCCATCAATCTGCTCATCCCTAAGCCAAaatcgttcaaaatcaatctgtattcgtcatcatcttctcgattttaccttcttctcttattctatggttgcgtacttcaaccactgctacaaaatctgacctaatttttcaaccacaaatggcgaagaaacaaaatcaacaggcgaaaaagaaagatgaaaagctaaagaaaatagcgaaaccatctcctaaaggtaagaaatcgaatttgctttcaagttgatttcgagtttgaattcaaaagattattaggtttcatttgattttgggttggttttctgtttgcttttaggtttcatttcttaggttaggttctattttcatttggttacatcgtttctttggtttaggtttaggtttcagtttgtttgatgtaaccaaatgaaaacagatttcaattgtttgtatatttgatgcaaccagattttttttttctatttgatgaaaccatatttcatttgttgtttatttgatgaaaccaaagtataatctgttttttttttatgaaaccattctgggtttcatcattttacaaCCAATTGGTAAATTGGTTCCACCAATTGTTAATGTTACATCATAATAatatggtctttttgatgaaaccatttttggtttcatcacttttcatttgttaggtttaggtctgcaagaatgatgtaacagatttgcgatgaaaccagatatcattttctgtttcttaatgaaacccaaaattggtttcatcatttttagttattggtttacttctagagttgttattggctgttgatttgaattcaaactgtggagattggcgctatgttacgtaatcttatggtttcatacaagtttcaattatgcttatggtttcatcactttgttcgtgcttatggtttcatcattacaagtgtatgtcttatggtttcatctattatttattattctcttatggtttaattttggtttcacaataggtaaaaaaagagataaggaaccatacaggtgctcattgcatcatttgtgcgagctagcagtgaaaattaaggcgttgataaaaaacaagcaactgcatttgaaagctcttaaatcatgtcctttctggcgtttctttgagccgttctatgatggcgtaatgaacaaagatgagctcatcaaaaagacaaagcaaagagtaataatgtttttaagtacaattgaaaacagacttgatggtaagctcccgtattgtttcaaattagcaagatcaaggaaaatgattttgcggacaattccagaacattttgctgtgacttttggtttccaaatggtgaattatgtagaagcagacgacattgatgaagatctggttaaaaaggttaacgtctttgtggctaattattttgctggaaataaaaagacgaaaaaaaaccgatattgaaaagcgtatgctggaagccgcaaatgatgaaaccagagcggatgactttgtcaagtttttcgtaatgtttctgttggtttcagtatttgtccctaacaaatgtgggcagactctcgcagcaaagtacttgtatatggtgtttgatatgaacaaggtgtgctggccggaagtcttccatgactatgtacttgattcgataatgacaaacagaacagacgtagaaaatgttgttggttgtgtaatataccctctggtaagttaagatttgttctttttttcataagttcagtatttttttcaatattggttgttgaataataagcgacttgtttttgatgattaatttgaatattggtttttttttttttttgcagtattggttggcagagatgacaaagatcgcacaaagaaagcatgggctagacaagtatccgaggtttgctagatggaaccttagcaacatctgtcaacaagtattgtctaacttcgagaatcttgaagaaaaaacagaactttggtctaaggtaaatatttacttagaagatttacttttctgatggaaccaattttggtttcatcaaaaattctagctgaatttttgtttcttagataacttcgagggttttatttgatatttttgttagacaatattcgaaatcttcgagggttttattagattattgctatgagttcttaccattacttgttaccattaaaaatgctttcttggtatgtcgtctgttttattttaaacgaattttggtaaatattttcttgttcagatttacttttttgatgaaaccagttttggatttatcaaattttttagctgaaaccaatttttcttgtgtactgcaggagaatattggtcaccga
This genomic stretch from Papaver somniferum cultivar HN1 chromosome 5, ASM357369v1, whole genome shotgun sequence harbors:
- the LOC113278988 gene encoding REF/SRPP-like protein At1g67360; protein product: MATTTDTRNKGENGAKITIESSNEELKHLGFVKVAYFNILIFGSSFYEFVKDNSGPFKSEIGKVEGIVSPVLDKFRDVPVHLLGFLDQKVDFATSKFDEHAPPAAKRLACQARSMVQKALGVTSSLASEAQTRGVTSAACSAITKSR
- the LOC113281469 gene encoding uncharacterized protein LOC113281469 isoform X2, with protein sequence MYQRLLAQKVDSVANQAGSVVQGALELPQELVSEGVTGVTTVVGPVEELVANQGSSLVRGTLGLRFKLVSKGITGGITVANSLGNQVQSTVDGALKLPQIGLGVATSVVKQAGSQARSAVEGALKLPQIGLSVATSVVNEVGSQARSTVEGALELPQIGLSVATSVVNEVGNQTKSIIKGALELPMKLLEGGLIGGITVGVHLAVEFVIDILEEETVKAWWMLNGVPPFRMVAHVTVPISAQLSKKYNDVVMSMSQMSAVFSYLPLVPVDKIAEAFKKGDPDSKEKWI
- the LOC113281469 gene encoding uncharacterized protein LOC113281469 isoform X3; the protein is MFGILNQIPGVKDISDVIGSASSTVGSMVDSVANQAGSVVQGALELPQELVSEGVTGVTTVVGPVEELVANQGSSLVRGTLGLRFKLVSKGITGGITVANSLGNQVQSTVDGALKLPQIGLGVATSVVKQAGSQARSAVEGALKLPQIGLSVATSVVNEVGNQTKSIIKGALELPMKLLEGGLIGGITVGVHLAVEFVIDILEEETVKAWWMLNGVPPFRMVAHVTVPISAQLSKKYNDVVMSMSQMSAVFSYLPLVPVDKIAEAFKKGDPDSKEKWI
- the LOC113281469 gene encoding uncharacterized protein LOC113281469 isoform X1, which codes for MFGILNQIPGVKDISDVIGSASSTVGSMVDSVANQAGSVVQGALELPQELVSEGVTGVTTVVGPVEELVANQGSSLVRGTLGLRFKLVSKGITGGITVANSLGNQVQSTVDGALKLPQIGLGVATSVVKQAGSQARSAVEGALKLPQIGLSVATSVVNEVGSQARSTVEGALELPQIGLSVATSVVNEVGNQTKSIIKGALELPMKLLEGGLIGGITVGVHLAVEFVIDILEEETVKAWWMLNGVPPFRMVAHVTVPISAQLSKKYNDVVMSMSQMSAVFSYLPLVPVDKIAEAFKKGDPDSKEKWI